TTATACTGAGGACTCATATTTTAATTTAGCGATAGGAGCAACGTAAGAGAACAGACAATTATCCGATAGAAAGTGAACCTAGTTTTTTACCAATGTCCTGTATTGCTGAATTTAATGTATCAAGTTCAGATTCTTTGAGACAGTAAATTTTTCCCCTAACAGGGCTTCCGTTAATACGCTGACTAAGCCATGATGCACTTTTCCCGAAATAGTTCTTTGCTATATATTTCAATGACACTATTTCACTGATTTCTTTAACTTGGGCTTTGATAGCGTAACATACGCTCAAGTTTTGCATCAACTATCTTAATTTCGTTTTCAATGTAGTCTAATTCTCCATTCATATATTTAGTAATGAACTCTCTTTTTTCAGAGCTATTATACTTAGCTCTAATTTCTCTAGCTTTCTCCAAACTGGCATCGTCTTTCAATGCACTCATTTCTTGCAATTCTTTCAATAGTTCTTCCATATGATTCTAATGGTGCTCTTATTGCTTTTGACCGTAAATATTCTTGTGTGAGAAAAGGGCTAAACTAACTCTCCAAGATTTTCCATAATCATCCGATGCGGATAAGCTTGAAGTTCTTCTGCGGTAGTCATCCCGTTGAGCACTCCTGCAAAATCCACTCCTGCATTCCGGGCAGTTTCCGCATCTACGGTGCTGTCTCCGATATACAACGTCTCTTGTGGTGTACTTCCCAAATGTTCCAAAGCAAACTGTACTCCTTCCGGTGAAGGTTTCGCTGCTTTTACATCTTCTCCGCCTACTATAATATCAAGAAAATCTTTTGGCAGATATTCTTCGAGGAAGCTCAATATCCGAAAGCGATATTTGGTAGAGATGATTCCAATGCGGGCACCCCGTTGCTTCAACTCTTTCAAGGTGGATAACGTGTCGGGGAAGAGACGTGTGTTTACATTCATATGAACATCGGCTTCCTTTCTGTATTCCTGTCGAAAGGCTTCAAGCTGTGCCGGGTCATTGATTCCGGTGAGAATACTGAAAGATTCTTCCAGTGTTTTGCCGATAGTGCGTTTGATAGCTTCATCGGTAACGGTTAAATACTGGTGGCGGGTGAGCACAATTCTGAAACACTTAACGATACCGCGTGACGAATCGGCTAAGGTATAGTCGAAATCGAATAAATAGGTTTTGTAATTCATTGGGGAAAACTTTTCCGCAAAAGTACTAAATACTTTTCTTATTTCACAGGTTCGACTCTTATTTCACAGGTTCTATCGTATATCCTTGCTTTTTTAGTAGATTAAGCAATCCTCTTTCGCCGGGAAGGTGCAGAGCGCCGACAGCAACAAAAGTCGGAGCAGCTTTCATGATAGCCGGTAGTTTTCCAGCCCATGCCTTGTTGCGGTTATAAATCATGGCATCTTCCTCACCGGGAGTCGCGTCGCATTGATTGCCCCTGCGCTCTTCGCTGAGTCGAAGCATTTCATTCAAGTCCTGTTTCATGTAGGCGTTGGTGAGCTTTTTCAGGCTTTCTACTTCGGTGTCGATGTTGTTGAGCGTACACATTAGCAGTTGCGCTTGCCGTTGCAAGGAATAACCGTTGAAGAGCAGGTCAAATTGGAACTCCGCGGTTTCCAGTCCGTCTACTTTTTTCCCGTTTTGGGTGGCTTGAGACTGGAAGAAGGTGTCGAGTTGTTCCTGCGGATTGAATTTGCCTATATGTTTTACATAAGCTACCACTACTACATTATTCAATAGGAATGCAGGTTTCAGTTTTGGGGCTGCGTTTAAATCTATCATCAGGTTCTCTTTGCAGAATTTGTTGGCAGTTGCGAAGTCTTCGGGCGATAGGAGTGAAGCCAGTGTGGTGTCATTGGCAATCATCATAGCCTGCTGCATCTTCTGTATGGTAGCCGGTGATTGCATTTCGGACATTTTCAGTTCGCCATATACCTGTTGGGTTTCTTTCATCGCTTTTTGAAGTCCGGCAATGCTGTCCATGATGCTGAACGGAGCCAGATGGTGCGTACCTATGATATACGAAGGTTGTTCCATCCCGTTGCCGGATACTTTCCACAAAAGTTGTGCGTTTGCGCTGAATGCCACGCAGATAAATATTACTGCTCCGATAAACGACTTCATAATGCTGTATTATTTAGAGTTGATGATTTGATTGTTAACGTATTCTGCCACCGCATATCCAATGCCTGCTGTAATAATCTTCGCCTAGCCTGCTGACGATTACTCCTCTGCTTGTACTGGAATGAATAAACTTCCCGTTCTTGAGATAGATGCCTACATGGGCTACTTTCTTTTTGGAACGGTTGCTGCTGAAGAAAACCAAGTCACCTTCTTTGAGGTTACGCTTGGCTATCTTATTGCTTTTGTCTTTCAGCTCTTCCGAGTTTCGCGGCACTTGGGTACGATATACTTTCCGGTATATCTGATAGACCATGCCCGAACAGTCGGTTCCCCTTTTCGAGTCTCCGCCGCCACGGTAAGGAGTGCCTATCCAGTCGGCTGCTTCCAGATAGAGTTTATGATTGTCCTCAAGATTGATGTCTACACCCAATAGGAGAGAAGCCCGCGCCAATGCCTGATAGTCCAGACGGGGAGCGGACGTGCGACAGGAACTGAGGATGGCGGCCAATCCTGCCAATATGAAAAATAGTTTGAAGTTAACTTTCATCATTTGTCTTCAATCGTAAATCGTAAATTGTCAAATCGTAAATCCCCTTACTCTTCTACATTGAAATAGGCTTCCAGTTCTGTCTCTGCTGAATTATCCTCATTGATAATGTCACGGATGATAATTCCGTATTCCAACAGAGCAATTCGCGGACATACATCTACCGTATGATTCAGGTTATGACTGGAAATGATAACCGTTGCCTGATGTTCTTCATTATACTTTTTGAGCAGATGCTTAATGATAGATTGCGAACTTGGGTCGAGGAAATTGAAAGGTTCGTCCAATATCAATAATTGCGGATAATGAAGCATGGCAGAGATGATGCCTATTTTTTGCTTGTTACCCGCAGAGTAGTTGCGGATTAGCTTCTTGTTTCCGATAACTTCCCCGTTCATGAAACGTTCGAAAGGAACGAGACGTTCGTCTACTTCTTCTTTCTTCAATCCGTACATCTTTCCGATGAAATAGAAATATTCTTCCGGGGTAAGATAATCAATCAGAAAACCATCGTCAATAAAAGCACCGGTAAATGCTTTCCAGTCCTCGCTTTGGCTTACGTCGATGTCGTTGATAATCACTTTTCCATCGTCCGCTTTCAGCAAGTCCAGCATCAATCGGAAGAGAGTCGTTTTACCCGCACCGTTGTTTCCCACCAATCCGAGCATATCGCCTTGATTGATTTCGTAGTGTTCTATGTCTACGGCAACTTTCTCACCGAAATTCTTTTTAAGTTTGTCAATGGTAATCATGATTTTCAATGTTTATATAGTTAATGCCCGTGAGCCTATTGGCGGCTGTCTCTGAAACCTTCCATGTTATCATATCTGCGTTTCATGAAGCGATGATATACATTCTTTATCCATAAAGGAGAGGTCAGGGTAAATCCCAGTCCAATCACCAACAGGATAATATAGGTAATTGTTTCACCTAACAATGCATTCAGCGCACTGAATAAAATTAACGGCACACCGAAAGCTCCGAAGTTTACGAGCATTTGTATCGCGCTGTTGGTTTGTCGGCTTGTCACTTTTTCGTTCAGGGGGATGGTCTGCTTGTTGTAGACTGCCAGTTGGAAGAAACAGAAATAGATAAAGCCGATGGTATAGAAAAACCAGGCGAAAGCACCTAGCAGGGTGAGCTTGTTCATGATGATGGCGGGAATCATTAATATGAAAGGTATGATTTCGCCGATGCTGTATGTATAATATTTTGCTTTCAGCAGGCTCATTATTGACTCTTTGCGGGACATCAGTCCGTCAATGTAATTGCCTTCGAACGACATTAGCTGCGAAAGGATAATCATTCCGAATGCGGCAAAGTTATAAACACAGATAAAGGAAGTCATGAAGTTTCCGTCGTAGACACTTGAGAAGCTGAGGGCGATGGAGAAAGCCAGGACTACGAAACCTATACTGCGTAGCGAACCTTTGCAACGACGGTTGCGTAAAAGCATTTTCAGTTCCAGTCTCATGTATTCGCCAACTTCTCCGTAGCGTTCGAAGAATTTGTATTCAGAGACATGTTTGATTTGGCTGTCATCTACTTTTGCTAACTCTGCATAGATAAGCCCGGACATAATCTTGCGGTTAATCAGCCATAAAATGACGATGACAAGTATAGTGCCGAGAAAATAAAGAATGTTTCCCTGGATATATCCGTCGCCCAAATCCATA
The DNA window shown above is from Bacteroides faecium and carries:
- a CDS encoding DUF5053 domain-containing protein, which translates into the protein MQNLSVCYAIKAQVKEISEIVSLKYIAKNYFGKSASWLSQRINGSPVRGKIYCLKESELDTLNSAIQDIGKKLGSLSIG
- a CDS encoding ABC transporter ATP-binding protein, with the translated sequence MITIDKLKKNFGEKVAVDIEHYEINQGDMLGLVGNNGAGKTTLFRLMLDLLKADDGKVIINDIDVSQSEDWKAFTGAFIDDGFLIDYLTPEEYFYFIGKMYGLKKEEVDERLVPFERFMNGEVIGNKKLIRNYSAGNKQKIGIISAMLHYPQLLILDEPFNFLDPSSQSIIKHLLKKYNEEHQATVIISSHNLNHTVDVCPRIALLEYGIIIRDIINEDNSAETELEAYFNVEE
- a CDS encoding TraB/GumN family protein, which translates into the protein MKSFIGAVIFICVAFSANAQLLWKVSGNGMEQPSYIIGTHHLAPFSIMDSIAGLQKAMKETQQVYGELKMSEMQSPATIQKMQQAMMIANDTTLASLLSPEDFATANKFCKENLMIDLNAAPKLKPAFLLNNVVVVAYVKHIGKFNPQEQLDTFFQSQATQNGKKVDGLETAEFQFDLLFNGYSLQRQAQLLMCTLNNIDTEVESLKKLTNAYMKQDLNEMLRLSEERRGNQCDATPGEEDAMIYNRNKAWAGKLPAIMKAAPTFVAVGALHLPGERGLLNLLKKQGYTIEPVK
- a CDS encoding C40 family peptidase → MKVNFKLFFILAGLAAILSSCRTSAPRLDYQALARASLLLGVDINLEDNHKLYLEAADWIGTPYRGGGDSKRGTDCSGMVYQIYRKVYRTQVPRNSEELKDKSNKIAKRNLKEGDLVFFSSNRSKKKVAHVGIYLKNGKFIHSSTSRGVIVSRLGEDYYSRHWICGGRIR
- a CDS encoding DUF5687 family protein: MMILNELRKHGRLAAKRHPMYEKNKVAKILGYVMGAFWAGYLIFFGTTFAFGFSDMVPNREPYHVMNAVVLIFILALDFLMRVPLQKTPTQEVKPYLLLPVKRNRVIDFLLIRSGLSLFNLFWLFLFVPFSIITITKYFGILGVITYLIGILLLILANNYWYLLCRTLINERIWWLLLPIAFYGGIGCLLFIPKDSPLFYFFMDLGDGYIQGNILYFLGTILVIVILWLINRKIMSGLIYAELAKVDDSQIKHVSEYKFFERYGEVGEYMRLELKMLLRNRRCKGSLRSIGFVVLAFSIALSFSSVYDGNFMTSFICVYNFAAFGMIILSQLMSFEGNYIDGLMSRKESIMSLLKAKYYTYSIGEIIPFILMIPAIIMNKLTLLGAFAWFFYTIGFIYFCFFQLAVYNKQTIPLNEKVTSRQTNSAIQMLVNFGAFGVPLILFSALNALLGETITYIILLVIGLGFTLTSPLWIKNVYHRFMKRRYDNMEGFRDSRQ
- a CDS encoding HAD-IA family hydrolase — its product is MNYKTYLFDFDYTLADSSRGIVKCFRIVLTRHQYLTVTDEAIKRTIGKTLEESFSILTGINDPAQLEAFRQEYRKEADVHMNVNTRLFPDTLSTLKELKQRGARIGIISTKYRFRILSFLEEYLPKDFLDIIVGGEDVKAAKPSPEGVQFALEHLGSTPQETLYIGDSTVDAETARNAGVDFAGVLNGMTTAEELQAYPHRMIMENLGELV